Part of the Suricata suricatta isolate VVHF042 chromosome 8, meerkat_22Aug2017_6uvM2_HiC, whole genome shotgun sequence genome, taggatatttatataatatttatgtggGATTTATGAATACAAATTGAAATGTCATTGTTAACATTTCTACAGATatgggaaataaaatgtatttgtatttttacagtTACCACCATGACATCTATATATTCTGTGGTGtctttgtataaataaataaactatctTGAAGGTTTTATCTTGAGGTTTTTTTATCCTGTACTGTTGATGGTTTTTATGTtggtatttcattctgttttctgattataatttttataactgaaCTTTAATTAACTAGTTACTTATTTAAGATTGCTGACTGCCTTGGTGTTTTGCCCCGTActgaagactgtgtgtgtgtgcgtgcatgtgtgtgtgtacatgtatgtgtctacaaacacgtacacatacacacacacaataatggGTTGTGGATTTTTAGATTACCGTTGACACTGGTGGTAATGACCGGGACTATATCTGCAGGACTCAAAATTCAAAGGGTATCTAAAGTTAGAGGGTGTTAAGTCTCCTTATCGCTTCTATCTCTTCCTGCAGTTTTCTTTGCCGGAGGTAACCATTGTCGTCTGTTCTTTGTGTATGCCTCCAGAGATACTTCGTCCCTGTAtaagcaaatacatatttatttgtatacatgTGTAGGTATCTACCCATATACATAAGGTACTTTAAACTTAGAATGTTTTCCCACAAAACTACATGGAATTATTGGTTGTATTCCCAGCCTTTTTAACCTCTTGATACAGTTTGTTTAAACACTGAATTCTCTCAGGCTTCAGAGAAGGGAATTACGTGGTACTGAGTGATGAGGGAAGATTTTTCTCTCCCTATCTGGGGCAGAGATCTGTCTCTTTGCCCTGTTTTGAAATTGGTGAGTTTCTTCTTTGTTCCCCTTGTCAGCGCACCCTCTCCGGTTTTCGTAAGGCCTAAGCTCCTACAGTCCCAATTGTCCAGATCTTTGCTGTGTCCACAAGTGTTCCATGCTATGAAGTCATTCATTTGCCTTCATCCCACAATGAATATAACTAATTTTTCAGTAAGTTGACTGACCTCAGCTAGAGTTAAGAACAAAATTATTTGAGACAattgttaattatttaatttatacttaCTAAGAATTGTCCTAGAAGTActttgaggttgtttttttttttttaagtttatttatttatttgggtggagggatgcagagagaggtagagagagaatcctaagcacactgtacactgtcagcacggagcctgacgtggggtttgaactcataaacctgagatcgtgacctgaactaaaatcaagagtcagaaccttaaccaaccaagccaccaggCTCTGCAAAGtactttcagttataagaaatTGTTCATGTGTCAGGTTTTCTCATGAATATCAGAAATAAGTATAATTAATTTATCATTTGGGTCAGGTCTTAAAGATGACTTGCTACTGGAGGTCATGACCTGTACATGTCATAACCTGACCTGTAAATCTGGCCTTGGGATCAGCTTCCCTGAGTTGTAGAGCTGTTGTGAAGATTTATATATCAAGTAATAGAGTTGAcacttaaaaattccttttagcTTTAAACTTATATTGCATTCCcggggacatctggatggctcagtcagttaggcatctggcttttggtttcggctcataTGATCtcatgtggttcatgagtttaagccccgcatcagcactatcagcgcagagcctgcttgagattctccctctttctctgcccatccccaacttgcactgtctctgtctctctcaaaataaataaacttaaacaaaattagaacaccaaatctagttttaaaaaattatattacttCCTTTCTGTACTTCAGAAAACTCCAGATCTCCCTGTGGGTCTCATTTTTTTCCCGCCACAGCTTCATTGTCCCCAGGCACACAGCCTTTCACGGTACAGGGTTACAGGGAGCTGTTGGTTGCAAATCCCGTCATGTGTGATTTGCTCTTATAAATCAGTTTACTGCAATATGGTATAGAATAAAAGTACTATGGGACAAGTAATGCATGTTGTAACACATGGatctgggtaaaaaaaaaaaagatattttgaaatcagtGTTAGACCATAATCAATTGATTCTATAAATCGGAAACGTAACCTGCCTTTTTTGAGGCATTTTTTAGATTGGGAACCTCATAACGTGCAGTATGAATACATCCTGTTAGGAATACATAAGTGGTTCATCTTCATTTCAATAGctttaaaaactaatttctaAATCATTTTGGTCAGTTTTCAGAAGTCTAGATTCCAATGATTTTAAGAGTCTTAGCTATATATGAGACTTGATTGTgtgcttagaaaataaataaaaatgggttgttcttctaggtttttttttaatgaggccgTTGCTTGGAATATTAACAAGTTAAtcaaattcactttctttttcattttgataacatAGGCTAAATTTGGCCGAAGGTGGACCAAAATTGCAAAGCTAATTGGAAGTCGCACTGTTTTACAAGTTAAGAGTTATGCCAggcagtactttaaaaataaggtaagCAGGATAAAAATATCTCATCAGTAATAATATTTGCAGTAAAAATTAGTAACTAGGTCTTTAGTTGAAGCATTAAAGTCAATGTCCAAAGTTTTtgtaataaaagtattttatgaattaaaCGCATGTTTATCTTCAAAAATCTGAAAGCATATCTTCAGTTTTTTGAGTATTGCTATTGGAGGTCATTGTTTCCTGGaaaatttcttcttaaagatTTGCTGCATTGTAGCTTTTAAGAATGATTAGAGCTTAGGTGCCATAAATGCTAACATGACACTAAAATCTGTTTAACAGCagtgaaatttttataatttttatgaaaaattatctgaaaaCTTCAGTAAGTTGCAGTGTTATGGTCTAGTGCCTTAATCTTTCAAGTAATCAATGCTATATTTATATGTAGTTctgatatttagaaaattttaatatgtccTCTGCTTGAGTTTTGGGAACACAATTATATAGAATTTGAAAGGGCCTTAAGTGaaatttgctgttttcttttaacGCAAGTAATAGGTTTTACCCTGCATACAAGATTTGTCTTAGTGTCACTGAGCATAATAAGTAAGCAGTGGAATGGACTCATTATACATCAGTCGTGTGCTCCCTCTTCAACCAAACAAAAGCATTACAGGGCTGCCCATTATGGTTAAGGTATTACGGACGAGAATAAAGACTAACTTGGTTATTCGTGCTCCCAAGCTTCTCAGACTCAAACATGCAGAACATCTTGTAGTGTTCATCTGACTCAAGAATTTGGGGTGAAAGGATACACTGCGATGTTAAAAGAGACATTAATATGTtatgaaatataatacaaaattttatctgaatttttaagGTAAATACCAGAGACTTGGAGTAAATAGCAAGGTTGTTAAAGCTATTCCAGGCTACATGTCcacatctcttctttcttcctgcccttctctccttTACGTAGTAAGCCAATTAAGCTCGAGTACTGGGTCCTCGGATTCTAGTGTGATACAGGATCGATAAGTAAGCTCTTTTTAGGAGTTGTCATCCTTGGGAATGTCAGTCATGTACAAGATTCTTCAGAAGCCGTTTATGTGAAGGTTCTATTTcaaatcatttatattcattgATAATCGTTTTCTTTTCCATGATGAGACATTTATGTCTGTAATAGCAGATATGGAAGATAATTTCATGCCTTAAATTATAAACTGTATAATGTTGTAACTATATTAAATGAACCTTTGAAAAATAGTTGTTTCTATTATCTCTGTAATTACCTTCAATTTACTAAATAAAGATATATGACATAGATTCCTTTAAATAATGAGCtgtttagcattaaaaaaaatgatcagtgGAGGTATCTGACATTCTAGGAAataagccattaaaaagaatCCCTTAGTGTGACAATTTCTGGTTCATTCTCTGTGGTTGATCTCCACCAGATTCctgttttaaacttaaaatggaaaaacaagtaGTAGTTGTATATAGGTCAAGATTATTTGATTAATATAATCACCAGACCATAAATGAGTCAAATATATTTATGGAAATTTGAAACaatgatattttacatttaaaatgcagtTATAAATCCTTAGAAGGAAAGCACAATAAAGGTATAATATACCATTGACATGTACTCAGTTTAATAATTGTATTTATCATATATGTGCCAgtggttacatttttaaatgttaatatgggggtttttatcttgatttttaataAGGTAAAATTAGAGGGTCCAGAGAAGGAAACGCCAAATCAGAAGAGCAGCAGTGATCTTCagattaaaaatgaagatgaaggcACAAAGGCACAGACACCATCAGGTTTAAGGGGACGTGCTGATCCCAACTTGAATgctataaaaattgaaaagttgTCTGATGATGAAGAAGTAGACATTACAGATGAGGCAGATGAGGTGACTTCTCAAGCTTCTTCCAAAAATCCTAGCAATGATGTTGTATTAAACATTCCTAATAGTGAAAGTCATGAAGTCAGTCAAGGAGAATTTATTGCTTTTCCCAACCAGGAAGTTTCCATATCTAAATATTCCAAGGAATATTTTCAGATTACAAAGCAGGGTGATATGGAAGTACTTTCAAGCTCAGGAATTACATTTTGTACTGAAAAACAGAGCACTAGTGACAAAATACCTGTTGAATTAAATGATCAAAAATGTAATAAACTGATGAAGAGCTGTGAAAAACATGATGGAAATGGAGTAATAGATGATTCCAGGCAGCTGCCTTCGCCAGAGCTTTGTAAAGTTCGGGAAGATCTGAGTGATGATGAAATGCTTTTTCATTCTTCCTGCCACATGGAGGAGGAGAGGCACGAGGAAGACGAGCTTAAGCCACCAGAACAAGAAATAGAAGTAGATAGAAATACCattcaagaagaagaaaagcaagcaatTCCTGAGTTTTTTGAGGGACGCCAAGCTAAAACACCAGAACGCTATTTGAAAATTAGGAATTACATTTTGGATCAGTGGTAAGGAAGAATTATATTTTAGATGCTGTTTTAAAACTTGTGATACTCTAGGGTATTTTAATTAAGCCTACCGAGATTTTACTCATTTATATTGCTAGTCATGCAAAGAGCTTGAACATACGAATATATTTTAATAGGCAAGACTTAAAATTTCTCACAAGGAAATTTTCTTTGAAAGCTTTGGTAAATATTGTCATCTCTAGCTATTTGGTCCCATCTGTCTGTTCATTAGGAGTATTTGGTCCTGGAAAGAAGGGATAATTTGCTTTAAGAAGCAGTTTCTTAGGACAGTGTtaggaagatacagaaaaaaactgCACTGGAAAAGGAGAATGCCTTTCCTAGTTTATCATGTACTTGTAagtacaaagagaaaattttggaaataggAGGATAGTGTCATTAAGTGTGACTAGATTATAGAAACCATCTTCAAAATTGCTACACATGCTTTCAGCTCAGGATACAGGAATTTTCTGATAGATGAAGTTTATCTTCTGAATTGTCAGTaccttttatttgaattatttagtGTTGGATGGGGCACAAACCAAAAAACTTCCCACCTTATTAGCCTAAGTGTTCTGCAAATTGAATTTACCTAATAATTTAATTAAGACATTACCAAACATTCATAATTGTTGTTACTGCTTCTGGAGGCACTGAATTGCATAGGGCCATCTTTACAGAGGACTTCTGCCATAACCTCGGAAGATTACCAAATGAAAACAACCAGGCATGTTCTGTCAGTAACCTTCAGTACCCACACAatattaatttgcttttaaaagtcGCTTTGTTGTAAAAGAAAGATTTTGTGTTCTTGACTCATGGTTGTACTGCTGATGGTTAAGATGGCTAAGAGTAAAATTTCTGGGTAAGGTGGTCTCAAAGGAAAGAATTAACATAAGGAACAACTGCTATTCACATAGTGCTTTCCAGTTTACAGAAAGCTTTTCTATGTCATTTGATTCCTCACAACAGTCCTGAAAAATAGGCAGGCATTTTCTGTGTCTGGTAGATTCTGAGGTCAGGAGAGGTCTAGGGGCCCGCCTTTGATTATGAAACCAGCTCTGACAGAAGGACCTATGAGCAGGCCAGTCGCTCCCTCCACTGTTCCACATTGCCTGATTCACACTATTGAAAAAGACCAGTCAGGTTAGCTCTCCATGCGTATCTGACTTTTTGGAAATAAGCAGATGAATGGCCGAAATTGaaggactttaaaataataactcaaacatttttttatctGTGCGAATCATCAATGAGTAACTTAAGGTACTTTAATCAAATTTCATGTCTTTGAATTTTGGATTCTTAAGGCAGAATAATTTACGTAGATAGTGTAAATTATACAGCAGTAGTTTCCCAATGACAACTTGCCTTCGTCCTAACACCGGGTAAACGTTGTCTCAGTATGGTGATTGAACATCACAAAGACATGTTTGAACAGGACCTCAAAACTGTTCTCTTCAGAAATAGAGGGCGCTGGagatgatgttaaaaaaaaaatgtattagaagagttaaagttttaaaataaaagacctgATAGATTTTGTAGCTAAAAGATCCTTTCCATAAAAACACATGTAACTGACACTCTGTTTAGGGGAATGTTTTAATTAAGATAGTTAACTAATACTGTTATTGAATGCCTACCAAATGcacttaaatgtatttaaatcatCTCCAGTCCTTTAGACAACTTTGTCCTCAtttgataaatgagaaaaatgaggctcagagaggaaaaagaacttGTTCCAGGTTACATTAGGTGAAGGTTGAGTTCACGGTCTGCAGTCTTGACTCATAATCTTCACACTTCATCTCAGGTCCTTGACCCAGACTTTTTCACTCTGCTTTGGATGTTCCCCCCCACGCTGCTCCCCAGATCTTGGTGAATCATGCCTCATTGTCTCCCTCAGGTCTGCTCCAGGGAGATTAGATGACTTCACTGACGACCCTATTTATCTAAAATATAGCTCACATctcctgcccctcactctctTACTCTGTATGCTATTTATCTTCGTAGAACTTACTACtactgaaaatatgtttttatttctgtattgtctcctcttcctttcccttccctccccatgatAATCTGTCCAGGCTTCACATGGacagatttttgtctgttttgttcattgttacACCCCTAGTGCTTAGGGCAATGCTCATTCTAAGCAAGTATAAAAGGCACTCTGCTTGTTAAGGGGAAAAGTTGGCCTGAATGAATCATGAACAGGTGTCTTTAGAGGCCTTCCCATTTATTCAGCACCAAACTAGTGCTGAGCTCTGTTTAAAGTCTTTCAATTTGGACAATCTTTAATGAAGTCAATACTGTTTATAGATTGCTATAGATCTTTGGTAGCTGGTTACACCATGCTCATTTCtgctttcttgctttcatttgtggaatttgtttccttttctttcacacTGAACTGAAgtgaaaacactgaaattttaacTCTTCAGTGGAATTTCTGATACCCTGCCACTCACAAATTACTTCTTGCCTTTACTAAATTTCTGTAGAATCTGTGattttaaatttggtttctgCTTAGGCCTTCCCTGAACACCCTCGCTGAAGTAGTCTGTGCCtatttgtctttccctttgtccttcttcctatttctttctagCACTTATTGCTATATATATCATTAATTATACATTAATATAACATTAATACTAACaatataatatacattaatatgtaatacatattcaTCATATATATTccccattaattttatttaacatttatttatttttgagagacagagggtgagcagaggaggccagagagggagacagagaatccgaagcaggctccaggttccaagctgtcagcccagagcctgacacagggctcgaactcccgaaccacgagatcatgacctgagtccaagtcggccacttaactgactgagccgctcaggcacccatcccactaaatgtttttaaatgtttatttttgagagagagaaagaaacagagcaggggaggggcagatagggagacccagaatccaaagactccaagctctgagctgtcagcacagagcacgacacagggctcgaactcatgaaccgtgagatcacgacctgagccaaagtcagacacctatctgactgaaccacccagtcacccttaTATATTCTCCCATTAGCATGTAAGTCAGGAGCTTGATACTCATCTCTATATTtgtgcctagaatagtgcctggtgtGTAGGATGGAAAGTAAATATATgtggaataaaataaagattgaatAAGAAATCCTGTTAAATGATATATCTGAATACTTAGTCTgtaatgtgtacatatatatctacatataaaagaataatcTGTGTAACTAACTGTTAGTACTAGCATAAGCGCTCGTGAACTGTTTGCTACTATTATTAAGTTCTCCATTTCTCTTAAACTCTACCAATATAGTAAAAGTACATTcagtaaatatgaattttattatgtaagccttatatattattttcatagtcTTTGGGCATGTCTTGATTTCTTGGAAATCCCCTATAATATATCTATTTCTGTTTTCCACTGAGAGTGCTTAATCTTATTTATTGGCCTAATGATTAAAAACCAATATCAAACTTTCAAGCATTTATGAGGTAGCTTATAATTAAAAGATACACTCCAGCAGAGTAAAAGTGGATGAACCTaagtaatatattaaaagtaagaaaagtgTAATAGTAAATACTTTAGACATGTTTCAGAGTGCCTTTTTTATTCAAAGATTGAGGCTTGAATTTGAATCTGTTGACAAAAACCTCTAACTATAAAATCCTGGGGTAACTGGAATCTGTGGCAtttcataggggaaaaaaataataaaaatcacattatacTTGTAAGTTATTGTATCATTTAAAGATAGTTTCAGGAAAAAGTACACTTGGATATTATGTATGAGGATTGAGAGGGGgtaaatttttaagatatttcaaatattaaaagtttCCCCCAGaaatcttttttcatgtttttatttatccaaaataacTGTACTTCCATCTCTTAATTAGGGAGATATGCAAACCGAAATACTTAAATAAGACCTCAGTACGTCCTGGCCTGAAGAACTGTGGGGATGTTAATTGTATTGGACGGATTCATACATACCTCGAATTGATAGGAGCAATCAATTTTGGatgtggtaaaaataaaaacccaacaaCATCTTTTACTCAACATTTTTTATCCTTAAAGCACCCATTAACATCCTTGATGGTTAGAATTCAAGCAGATTTAGTAGAGATGCAGAATTCAGAAAGATGCTATAACAGTTTGGAATAAATGTATTACTGAGTTTTTTCGTAAAACATTTCTGTTGATTATGCTATATTTTCCTGTAATCTACTATGAAAATTGTTGGtatgaaaaggagaaatattctCCTAAGTAGGAGAAAGAATTTAACAGTGCAGCTCTTTGTGAAGTAAAAGTAAAGTCATTTTAAGAAAAGTCTAGTAGTAGCCTATTTAATATGCAAAATCTGTATTACTGCTAGAAATACTGTCTAGCAGTGTTTAAAGGAGATAATTTTGAACTGCTACACTTAAATGTAATAAAAGTAACAATATTTTTCATGGAAGAAAGTTTCTTTCACCCTAGTTTTTCTCAAATATGcatgattttaaatgtattcttcaCTTCTATTGAATTAACTTGACACAAACATTTTGAAGAAAGTTAACATCCATAGTTGTGAAAAGGTAATTAGATAGGTAATTAGAACTTTGTAACCTATGGTTTCAGAAGAGTATATTCTGTCTATGAGAAGACAGCTAACCAGAAAAGATCCTACCAGAGACTGATTATTCctttcagagagagtgagaatttaAAGTCTGCCCTGTGTCCCTCACTTCGGTGTCTGTGTTTCCCCAAGCACTGTATCTTGGAACTGGCTGCTCAGGAAAACTGAGGGGTCACAGCTTCCTCAGccactaaagaaaaatgaagtcatgTTTTCTGTATTAGATGTCTGAATTTAGCAAAGCGGGCTTAGCACTCgtttaattagaaattaaattacCCATCTCCTGAATATCCTGTTTTACTGAGATTTCCTTAAGAGCATTACTTTTACGTGAGGACTGCCAAGTGATTGTAGAATTAAGATAGAAGCTCAGGTATAACAAAACTTAGGTATTGGCTTACTACTCACAGTCAGTATAGATGTGCCTTCCTATTGAACGAATGAGTTTCAGAAAATAatagcttgttttatttttcctgaattccAACAGAACAGGCTGTGTACAACAGGCCACAGCCAGTTGACAGAGCACGAGTCAGAGACCGGAAAGATGCGGCAGAAGCTTACCAGCTCGCCCAGCGTCTGCAG contains:
- the MYSM1 gene encoding histone H2A deubiquitinase MYSM1 isoform X3 → MREDFSLPIWGRDLSLCPVLKLVSFFFVPLVSAPSPVFVRPKLLQSQLSRSLLCPQVFHAMKSFICLHPTMNITNFSAKFGRRWTKIAKLIGSRTVLQVKSYARQYFKNKVKLEGPEKETPNQKSSSDLQIKNEDEGTKAQTPSGLRGRADPNLNAIKIEKLSDDEEVDITDEADEVTSQASSKNPSNDVVLNIPNSESHEVSQGEFIAFPNQEVSISKYSKEYFQITKQGDMEVLSSSGITFCTEKQSTSDKIPVELNDQKCNKLMKSCEKHDGNGVIDDSRQLPSPELCKVREDLSDDEMLFHSSCHMEEERHEEDELKPPEQEIEVDRNTIQEEEKQAIPEFFEGRQAKTPERYLKIRNYILDQWEICKPKYLNKTSVRPGLKNCGDVNCIGRIHTYLELIGAINFGCEQAVYNRPQPVDRARVRDRKDAAEAYQLAQRLQSMRTRRRRVRDPWGNWCDAKDLEGQTFEHLSAEELARRKEEKCKSVKSSKVPRPTKSSFDPFQLIPCNFFSEEKQEPFQVKVASEALLIMDLHAHVSMAEVIGLLGGRYSEVDKIVEVCAAEPCNSLSTGLQCEMDPVSQTQASETLAARGYSVIGWYHSHPAFDPNPSLRDIDTQAKYQSYFSRGGAKFIGMIVSPYNHNNPLPYSEITCLVISDEISSDGSYRLPYKFEVQQMLEEPQWGLVFEKARWIIEKYRLSHSSVPMDKIFRRDSDLTCLQKLLECLRKTLSNVTNCFIAEEFLTQIENLFISNYKSKQENGVAEADCAVGPKEVLM